A region of Veillonellaceae bacterium DNA encodes the following proteins:
- a CDS encoding 5-methyltetrahydropteroyltriglutamate--homocysteine S-methyltransferase — protein MGTRNVPPFRNDVVGSFLRPQVIHEARRNLEAGKITASELRQIEDEEIKKLVAKEIENGLHAVTDGEFRRTYWHLDFLENLEGVEKVKAEEWSVHFKGHQPKAATVKITGKIGFGDHPFVKDFEYLKSVAGDTMAKMTIPSPSMLHLICCVREENYQPIDLYKNEDDLYRDIALAYQEAIRTFYKAGCRYLQFDDTSWGEFCDPDKRKAYEARGLDLDKIEKNYVKMINLALEAKPADMKITMHICRGNFRSTWFSSGGYDPVAEILFGHCNIDGFFLEYDSDRAGGFEPLKYIQKQQVVLGLITSKFPQLEKFEDVKARVEEASQYVPKDQLCLSPQCGFASTEEGNALTEEEQWAKVRLIRDYADKIWGE, from the coding sequence ATGGGAACAAGAAACGTACCGCCGTTCCGCAATGACGTCGTAGGAAGCTTCCTGCGTCCACAAGTCATTCATGAAGCGCGCCGCAATCTGGAAGCAGGCAAAATCACAGCTTCCGAACTTCGCCAAATCGAAGACGAAGAAATCAAGAAACTTGTCGCCAAGGAAATCGAAAATGGTCTCCACGCCGTGACCGACGGAGAATTCCGCCGCACTTACTGGCATCTGGACTTCCTTGAAAACCTTGAAGGAGTAGAAAAGGTCAAGGCCGAAGAATGGTCCGTCCATTTCAAAGGCCACCAGCCCAAAGCCGCTACCGTGAAGATCACCGGCAAAATCGGCTTCGGCGATCACCCCTTCGTCAAAGACTTCGAATACCTGAAGAGCGTCGCAGGAGACACCATGGCCAAGATGACCATCCCGTCCCCGAGCATGCTCCACCTCATCTGCTGCGTCCGCGAAGAAAACTACCAGCCGATCGACCTTTACAAGAACGAAGATGACCTCTACAGAGACATTGCCCTCGCTTATCAGGAAGCCATCCGCACCTTCTACAAAGCAGGCTGCCGCTACCTCCAGTTCGACGATACCTCCTGGGGCGAATTCTGCGATCCTGACAAGAGAAAAGCCTACGAAGCAAGAGGCCTTGATCTCGACAAGATCGAAAAGAACTACGTGAAAATGATCAACCTCGCCCTCGAAGCCAAACCAGCTGACATGAAAATCACCATGCACATCTGCCGCGGCAACTTCAGATCCACCTGGTTCTCCTCCGGCGGATACGACCCGGTCGCTGAAATCCTCTTCGGCCACTGCAACATCGACGGATTCTTCCTCGAATACGACTCCGACCGCGCAGGCGGCTTCGAACCGCTGAAGTACATCCAGAAACAGCAGGTCGTCCTCGGCCTCATCACCTCCAAATTCCCGCAGCTCGAGAAATTTGAAGACGTCAAGGCACGCGTAGAAGAAGCCTCCCAGTACGTCCCCAAAGACCAGCTCTGCCTGAGCCCCCAGTGCGGCTTCGCCTCCACCGAAGAAGGCAACGCCCTCACCGAAGAAGAACAATGGGCCAAAGTCAGACTCATCCGCGACTACGCAGATAAAATCTGGGGAGAATAA
- a CDS encoding TetR/AcrR family transcriptional regulator, with protein MALTKKAEKTRSRLLESARRLISERGFDHVSVEDITKDSGVAKGTFYHYFECKEEVVAELSFQSIQTIIKKAIDYDGDVRERCLYYFIELYKDASWSGVRLVRRWMKETMEAETPDSRTRECLDGIRNTVMDIFVTGLGKGKGELRADAPLDMLSKLLMSHFFGVLTIWCMMNGEWDIVADADVYAKTDIDNLLGAYIEE; from the coding sequence ATGGCTTTAACGAAGAAGGCGGAAAAGACGCGTTCAAGGCTCTTGGAATCCGCAAGACGGCTGATTAGTGAGAGAGGATTTGACCACGTGTCTGTAGAGGATATCACAAAAGACAGCGGCGTGGCGAAGGGTACATTCTACCACTATTTCGAATGCAAGGAAGAGGTCGTGGCGGAGCTTTCCTTCCAGTCAATCCAGACGATCATCAAGAAGGCGATCGATTATGACGGAGACGTCAGGGAACGCTGCCTTTACTACTTCATCGAGCTTTACAAGGATGCTTCCTGGTCAGGCGTGCGCCTGGTGCGCCGGTGGATGAAGGAAACGATGGAGGCGGAAACGCCGGATTCCCGGACGAGGGAATGCCTCGACGGCATCCGCAATACGGTCATGGATATCTTCGTCACCGGCCTTGGCAAGGGAAAAGGCGAGCTCCGCGCAGATGCCCCGCTCGATATGCTTTCCAAACTGCTGATGAGCCATTTCTTCGGCGTCCTGACGATCTGGTGCATGATGAATGGCGAATGGGACATCGTAGCTGATGCCGATGTCTATGCGAAGACGGATATAGACAACCTCCTCGGTGCTTATATTGAAGAATAA
- a CDS encoding phosphatase PAP2 family protein — protein MFAFDNFEIGSLYLIQDFMRTPKLTDFLESMTDLGNAGFIWLALAIVLICTKKYRKVGYATFLSLAMNLILTNGILKHIFKRARPFDTYPDLQPLIHEPTDWSFPSGHSSASFAAAFVLYHYMPKKFSIPALTLATLIAFSRLYLGVHYPSDVIGGAAIGYFTAWASEKFMTYTEKKPGAKSQSPAHKKRAESA, from the coding sequence ATGTTTGCTTTTGATAACTTTGAAATAGGCTCGCTTTACCTGATTCAGGACTTCATGCGCACTCCGAAGCTGACGGATTTCCTGGAATCCATGACGGACCTGGGAAATGCAGGCTTCATCTGGCTGGCCCTCGCCATCGTCCTCATCTGCACGAAGAAATACAGGAAGGTCGGGTATGCCACATTTCTTTCCCTGGCAATGAACCTCATCCTGACGAACGGCATCCTGAAGCATATTTTCAAAAGAGCCCGTCCCTTTGACACATATCCGGACCTGCAGCCGCTCATCCATGAGCCGACGGACTGGTCGTTCCCATCCGGCCATTCCTCTGCTTCCTTTGCCGCTGCTTTCGTCCTCTACCATTACATGCCGAAGAAATTCAGCATTCCTGCGCTCACCCTCGCCACGCTTATCGCCTTCTCGAGGCTTTACCTAGGCGTCCACTACCCGAGCGACGTCATCGGAGGCGCCGCGATCGGTTATTTCACCGCCTGGGCATCTGAAAAGTTCATGACGTATACGGAGAAAAAACCGGGCGCGAAATCACAAAGTCCGGCTCACAAGAAACGGGCAGAAAGTGCATGA
- a CDS encoding phosphatase PAP2 family protein, with product MIQDSLRSPILTSFLEFMTDLGNNGYVWIALAVLLMTIRKYRKAGLTTILALVINVILANGILKHLVQRPRPFDTYGGLQVLIHRPADWSFPSGHASASFAAAFVLYHYLPKKFAIVMFILAALISFSRLYLGVHYPTDVFAGVFVGYFSAWLSEKITGFFSKDTGTKVTAIMAKRPGRKSAEHA from the coding sequence TTGATTCAGGACTCCCTCCGCTCGCCTATCCTGACGAGCTTTCTGGAATTCATGACGGACCTGGGGAATAACGGCTATGTCTGGATCGCCCTTGCCGTTCTCCTGATGACCATCAGGAAATACAGAAAAGCAGGACTCACAACAATCCTCGCGCTTGTCATCAATGTCATCCTTGCCAACGGCATCCTGAAGCACCTGGTCCAGCGTCCCCGTCCCTTCGACACTTACGGCGGCCTCCAGGTCCTGATCCACCGCCCGGCCGACTGGTCCTTCCCGTCCGGCCATGCATCAGCCTCCTTCGCTGCTGCATTCGTCCTCTACCATTACCTGCCGAAGAAATTTGCCATCGTCATGTTCATCCTCGCCGCGCTCATCTCCTTCTCGAGACTTTACCTCGGCGTCCACTATCCCACCGACGTCTTCGCCGGCGTATTCGTCGGATACTTCTCCGCATGGCTCTCTGAAAAGATCACCGGCTTCTTCAGCAAAGACACAGGAACCAAAGTCACCGCCATCATGGCCAAACGTCCCGGCAGGAAATCTGCCGAGCATGCGTGA
- a CDS encoding type II toxin-antitoxin system HicA family toxin: protein MTECKQFLKFSLIQAMKCLSASGNEISIPSISIRNITCYNIDSEETYMKTSELIKLLKKAGCRLERSGANHDIWYSPITNKKFEVPRHGAKELKTGLAYGILKQAGLK from the coding sequence TTGACTGAATGCAAACAATTCCTAAAATTTTCTTTAATTCAGGCAATGAAATGTTTAAGCGCTTCAGGTAATGAGATTTCTATTCCGTCCATTTCAATACGTAATATTACGTGTTATAATATTGATAGTGAGGAAACTTATATGAAAACATCGGAGCTAATAAAACTTTTAAAAAAGGCAGGTTGCCGCTTGGAACGCAGTGGGGCTAATCATGACATATGGTATAGTCCGATAACAAATAAAAAATTTGAAGTGCCTCGCCATGGTGCGAAAGAATTAAAGACGGGGCTAGCATATGGAATTCTTAAGCAAGCCGGACTTAAATAA
- a CDS encoding type II toxin-antitoxin system HicB family antitoxin has translation MKYNYPAVFHAEPEGGYTISFPDIEGCLSQGETIQECCEMAEDALTLMLWDMEENHIPAPSPTPINEVHKESKDDIVTLVKADTLAYRRKYDTKAIKKTLSIPQWLDTMAQEKGVNFSNVLQQALIKELNIR, from the coding sequence ATGAAATATAATTATCCAGCTGTTTTTCATGCTGAGCCGGAGGGCGGGTATACGATTTCCTTTCCGGATATAGAGGGCTGTCTTTCTCAGGGAGAAACGATTCAGGAATGCTGTGAGATGGCAGAGGATGCACTGACATTGATGCTTTGGGATATGGAAGAAAATCACATTCCAGCACCATCTCCGACGCCAATCAATGAGGTGCATAAAGAAAGCAAAGATGATATCGTCACTTTGGTCAAAGCGGATACACTGGCGTATCGGAGGAAGTACGATACAAAAGCCATCAAGAAGACGCTGAGCATCCCGCAGTGGCTTGATACGATGGCGCAGGAAAAAGGCGTCAATTTCTCAAACGTCCTCCAGCAGGCACTGATTAAAGAATTAAATATCCGGTAA
- a CDS encoding TrkH family potassium uptake protein, with translation MNLKVIYTMLSRIMLVSGAMMALPLAISLIMGGPILAFIFSMVVAGLASVVLKKRGVAQENSLTPREGTAITALSWLFVSLLFALPYIFSGTLGPLDGLVESISGLTGTGATVIDDLGAVPQSILFFRAMTHWLGGLGIIVIFVAIFPQIGRGSAKMVNAESTGPTSSKALPRIKETASALFTVYLIFTIAAALAYMLCGLTFLDAIDTSFSTIATGGFSTKDASIAYYNNPVLELVIAFFMIISSANFGIYVEARKHGLSAITGDMEFRTYIGIVLAATVLMTISLVLQGNYGFVEALRETFFQSASLSSTTGFVSADFDQWPSFAKFIILLIIIVGGCGGSTAGGLKVIRLILLVKSFTSILKLHIHPRAVLHVTVSHERYSQDTIFRVLCFFFIYMALATLWAACLMMDGVAFMDAIGVAFSTMSNAGPAFGQFGATCTYSALPDFSKFIVCLSMLFGRLESVTLLAIFIPSFWKKSGW, from the coding sequence ATGAATCTTAAAGTCATTTACACCATGCTCTCCCGCATCATGCTCGTCAGCGGAGCCATGATGGCGCTGCCTCTGGCCATTTCCCTCATCATGGGAGGCCCGATCCTCGCCTTCATCTTCTCCATGGTAGTCGCGGGTCTTGCAAGCGTGGTTCTCAAGAAAAGAGGCGTCGCGCAGGAAAACAGCCTGACGCCCAGAGAAGGCACGGCCATCACCGCGCTCTCCTGGCTCTTCGTCTCGCTCCTCTTCGCACTGCCTTATATATTCAGCGGAACACTGGGCCCCCTGGACGGCCTTGTCGAAAGCATTTCCGGCCTCACCGGCACCGGCGCGACCGTCATCGACGACCTTGGCGCCGTCCCGCAGAGCATCCTCTTCTTCCGCGCCATGACGCACTGGCTGGGTGGCCTGGGCATCATCGTCATCTTCGTCGCCATCTTCCCGCAGATCGGGCGCGGCAGTGCGAAGATGGTCAATGCGGAAAGCACCGGCCCCACCTCCTCGAAAGCCCTTCCAAGGATCAAGGAGACAGCCTCTGCCCTCTTCACCGTCTACCTCATCTTCACGATTGCCGCCGCTCTAGCCTACATGCTCTGCGGCCTCACCTTCCTTGATGCGATAGACACGTCGTTCTCGACGATTGCGACCGGCGGCTTCTCCACGAAGGATGCCAGCATCGCTTACTACAACAACCCCGTCCTTGAGCTCGTCATCGCTTTCTTCATGATCATCTCGAGCGCCAACTTCGGGATTTACGTCGAAGCAAGGAAACACGGCCTTTCCGCCATCACGGGCGATATGGAATTCCGCACCTACATCGGCATCGTCCTCGCGGCGACAGTCCTCATGACGATTTCCTTAGTCCTTCAGGGAAATTACGGATTCGTGGAAGCACTTCGTGAAACCTTCTTCCAGTCCGCCTCCCTCTCCTCGACGACAGGCTTCGTTTCTGCGGACTTCGACCAGTGGCCGTCCTTTGCGAAATTCATCATCCTGCTCATTATTATCGTGGGCGGCTGCGGAGGTTCTACCGCAGGCGGTCTGAAAGTCATCCGCCTCATCCTCCTCGTGAAGAGCTTCACCTCGATTCTGAAGCTCCACATCCACCCGAGAGCCGTCCTCCACGTCACCGTATCCCACGAAAGATACTCCCAGGACACCATATTCCGCGTCCTCTGCTTCTTCTTCATCTACATGGCCCTTGCCACACTCTGGGCCGCATGCCTGATGATGGACGGAGTCGCCTTCATGGACGCCATCGGAGTCGCCTTCTCCACCATGTCCAACGCAGGTCCGGCCTTCGGCCAGTTCGGAGCCACCTGCACCTACTCGGCACTCCCCGACTTCAGCAAATTCATCGTCTGCCTCTCCATGCTCTTCGGCAGACTCGAATCCGTCACACTCCTTGCCATCTTCATCCCTTCCTTCTGGAAAAAGAGCGGGTGGTAA
- the trkA gene encoding Trk system potassium transporter TrkA, whose translation MRIAIIGAGHLGYIIAEFLSNEQYDVVVVDSDESKLDAIRDALDVLTIHADGTSPSFMRDEDMKGTDIVVAVTAIDEVNIIACILAKKNGIPHTIARIRDPKFLAEPPSYIRENFDIDLLLSPELITAREINRILMTPSALNVEDFAEGKVRLMETKLGPRSPLLHIPLKDLHLPQSVLIAMIFRDHRMIIPHGDDVLLPLDNVYFLGNPETVTELPQNVGAANYQHRIRRALIIGAGRTGQILAPMLEEQGISVKVIDNDRDHCRLVASRLKKGIVLYGDGTDIDLLKQEGVEDADIVICITSDERLNMMMALLAKHLGARQTIVRVVRTEYVALMQQVGVDIVLATRLLAAGEVLSFVRSGSIERVSLLEGARVQAVEVIVQEGSPLDGRRLMDVELPKGCLIGTYVRDGKAFIPDGRSALHAGDRAIVIVEADQASDVLSFFKGGD comes from the coding sequence ATGCGTATCGCTATTATCGGAGCGGGGCATCTGGGCTATATTATCGCGGAATTTCTTTCAAACGAGCAGTATGACGTCGTCGTCGTCGATTCGGATGAATCGAAGCTGGATGCGATCCGCGACGCGCTGGACGTACTGACGATCCATGCCGACGGCACGAGCCCGTCTTTCATGCGTGACGAAGATATGAAAGGCACGGATATCGTCGTCGCCGTCACCGCCATCGATGAAGTGAATATCATCGCCTGCATCCTCGCCAAGAAGAACGGCATCCCCCATACCATCGCGCGTATCAGGGACCCGAAGTTCCTCGCCGAACCGCCGTCCTATATCAGGGAAAATTTCGACATCGACCTTCTCTTGAGTCCTGAGCTCATCACCGCGCGTGAAATCAACCGCATCCTGATGACGCCTTCAGCACTGAATGTCGAAGACTTCGCAGAGGGCAAGGTACGCCTCATGGAAACGAAACTGGGACCGCGTTCCCCGCTTCTCCATATCCCGCTGAAAGATCTGCATCTGCCGCAGTCTGTCCTGATCGCCATGATTTTCCGCGACCACAGGATGATCATCCCTCACGGCGATGATGTGCTGCTGCCGCTCGATAACGTCTATTTCCTGGGAAATCCGGAAACTGTCACCGAACTTCCGCAGAATGTCGGGGCCGCCAATTACCAGCACCGCATCCGCCGCGCTCTCATCATCGGGGCCGGCCGCACGGGACAGATTCTCGCCCCCATGCTGGAAGAGCAGGGCATTTCCGTCAAAGTCATTGATAACGACAGGGATCACTGCCGTCTCGTCGCTTCCCGTCTGAAGAAGGGCATCGTCCTTTACGGTGACGGGACCGACATCGACCTGCTGAAGCAGGAAGGCGTCGAGGATGCGGATATCGTCATCTGCATCACAAGCGACGAGCGTCTGAATATGATGATGGCACTTCTGGCCAAGCACCTCGGTGCCCGCCAGACCATCGTCCGCGTCGTCCGCACGGAGTACGTCGCCCTCATGCAGCAGGTCGGCGTCGACATCGTCCTTGCGACCAGGCTTCTGGCTGCCGGCGAAGTCCTCTCCTTCGTACGAAGCGGCTCTATCGAACGCGTCAGCCTCCTCGAAGGTGCGCGCGTCCAGGCTGTCGAAGTCATCGTGCAGGAAGGATCTCCGCTCGACGGACGCCGCCTGATGGACGTCGAGCTTCCGAAGGGCTGCCTCATCGGGACTTATGTCCGTGACGGCAAAGCCTTCATCCCGGACGGCCGCTCCGCTCTCCATGCCGGAGACAGGGCCATCGTCATCGTCGAAGCCGACCAGGCCTCCGACGTCCTTTCCTTCTTCAAAGGCGGGGATTAA
- a CDS encoding DMT family transporter: MANLSSHGVLLVAAGSILWGSSGIAGQYILQGQGISPEWLTFFRLFVAGSILLLISHLMGKDIVSVWKSPGERARLLIFGCLGMLGTQYCYFACIKLSNAAAATVLEYIMPVLIIMWYCMREKRLPRGKEVFCAVFAIVGTVLIATAGDLTSLALPPEALFWGLLSALACALYTISPVGLILKYSAPVVVGWGMFLGSLVLMPVTLMTTFTGVVDTNTLLAFAYVVVFGTILSFVFYLGGVAYVSPTRGSIISALEPVSSVIFSFLLFSMTFGMYELAGMALIIIATVAAGIK, from the coding sequence ATGGCAAATTTATCCAGTCACGGCGTGCTGCTCGTCGCCGCGGGCTCCATTCTCTGGGGCTCCAGCGGCATCGCAGGACAGTATATTCTGCAGGGACAGGGCATATCTCCGGAGTGGCTGACATTCTTCCGCCTCTTCGTTGCCGGATCGATCCTCCTTCTTATTTCCCACCTGATGGGGAAGGACATTGTTTCCGTCTGGAAGAGCCCGGGCGAGAGGGCAAGGCTTCTCATCTTCGGCTGCCTCGGCATGCTGGGGACGCAGTACTGCTACTTCGCCTGCATCAAGCTCAGCAACGCAGCGGCCGCGACGGTCCTCGAATACATCATGCCGGTCCTCATCATCATGTGGTACTGCATGCGTGAAAAACGGCTTCCGCGGGGAAAGGAAGTCTTCTGCGCGGTCTTTGCCATCGTTGGTACGGTTCTCATCGCGACAGCCGGCGACCTGACATCTCTGGCGCTTCCTCCCGAAGCACTCTTCTGGGGCCTTCTTTCCGCTCTGGCCTGCGCGCTTTACACGATTTCCCCGGTCGGCCTCATCCTGAAATACAGTGCGCCCGTCGTCGTCGGCTGGGGCATGTTCCTCGGATCCCTTGTCCTTATGCCCGTGACGCTCATGACCACCTTCACCGGCGTCGTCGATACAAATACACTTTTGGCATTTGCCTACGTCGTCGTTTTCGGCACCATCCTTTCCTTCGTCTTCTACCTGGGCGGCGTCGCCTACGTCTCCCCGACAAGAGGAAGCATCATCTCGGCGCTCGAACCGGTTTCCTCCGTCATCTTTTCCTTCCTCCTCTTCAGCATGACATTCGGCATGTACGAGCTGGCAGGCATGGCGCTCATCATCATCGCGACTGTCGCCGCCGGCATCAAGTAG
- a CDS encoding ADP-ribosylglycohydrolase family protein codes for MYGAALGDMIGAPYEFDRGEKTKDFPLFTAESTYTDDTVMTVAVAEALMDSEGESDKEIQKCIAETMLRWGRKYPKAGYSAQYLRWLFKDHKPLDVDTVDAAMSISCIGWLYDTIDETRKMARLSAMTTHVNPDSIRGADAVASVVYMARTGSTKEEIKDYIQRIFGYDLSRSCAEIRKTYEHQESCRETVPQAITAFLESRNFEDAIRTVISLGGNTDSTGAMTGAMASAYYIIPVDLIAECRHRLPEDMLEVVDRFETLLAQKRRKSAGHGRVFQKITRYLDDLDRLGVGTWAIAARKKDEDAEIEASYSAAGQSFMRTIQDFKDAHPELKLDDFRDILWESHITWSAKSMSEAEVGNLDSRTIMALLVAAVEAEKSYGGSLTEFMRNGSVRRWLIRLKKLDDDGLGEIQAPRVIPEKEMASHVNHKVRLYLWTGEDIAGFFGAYVSTEERVGKGAILFRQDGHAGYREIREDTIKRIEDLEV; via the coding sequence ATGTACGGAGCAGCTTTGGGCGATATGATCGGCGCGCCTTATGAGTTCGACCGGGGCGAAAAGACGAAGGATTTCCCGCTTTTTACCGCGGAGTCGACCTACACCGATGATACCGTTATGACAGTCGCCGTGGCGGAAGCCCTGATGGATTCAGAAGGAGAAAGCGACAAGGAGATCCAGAAATGCATCGCCGAGACGATGCTGCGCTGGGGCCGGAAGTACCCCAAGGCAGGCTACAGCGCGCAGTATCTTCGCTGGCTCTTCAAGGATCACAAGCCCCTCGACGTCGATACCGTCGATGCGGCCATGAGCATCTCCTGCATCGGCTGGCTCTATGACACGATCGACGAGACAAGGAAAATGGCACGTCTCTCCGCCATGACGACGCACGTCAATCCGGACAGCATCCGCGGCGCTGACGCCGTCGCCTCCGTCGTCTACATGGCAAGGACAGGCTCGACGAAAGAGGAAATCAAGGACTACATCCAGAGGATTTTCGGCTATGACCTGAGCCGCAGCTGCGCAGAAATCCGCAAAACTTACGAGCACCAGGAATCCTGCAGGGAAACGGTTCCCCAAGCCATCACGGCATTCCTCGAATCCAGAAATTTTGAAGACGCTATCCGCACCGTCATTTCCTTAGGCGGCAATACCGACTCCACCGGAGCGATGACAGGTGCTATGGCATCGGCCTATTACATCATTCCCGTCGACCTCATTGCCGAATGCCGCCACCGCCTTCCCGAGGACATGCTCGAAGTCGTCGACCGCTTCGAGACACTTCTTGCACAGAAAAGAAGGAAATCCGCCGGACATGGCAGAGTCTTCCAGAAAATCACAAGGTACCTCGACGACCTGGACCGCCTGGGCGTAGGCACATGGGCCATCGCTGCCAGGAAAAAAGACGAGGATGCAGAAATCGAAGCATCCTACTCCGCTGCCGGCCAGAGCTTCATGAGGACTATCCAAGACTTCAAAGATGCCCATCCTGAACTGAAACTCGATGACTTCCGCGACATCCTCTGGGAATCCCACATCACATGGAGCGCGAAATCCATGAGCGAAGCCGAAGTCGGAAACCTCGACTCCCGCACCATCATGGCCCTTCTCGTCGCGGCTGTGGAAGCAGAGAAATCCTACGGCGGAAGCCTCACCGAATTCATGCGGAATGGCTCCGTCCGCCGCTGGCTCATCCGCCTCAAGAAACTCGACGACGACGGCCTCGGCGAAATCCAGGCGCCGAGAGTCATCCCCGAAAAGGAAATGGCAAGCCACGTCAACCACAAAGTACGCCTCTACCTATGGACAGGCGAAGATATCGCCGGCTTCTTCGGCGCTTACGTCAGCACAGAAGAAAGAGTAGGAAAAGGTGCCATCCTCTTCCGTCAGGACGGCCACGCAGGATACAGAGAAATCCGGGAAGACACCATCAAGAGAATCGAAGATCTGGAAGTGTAG
- a CDS encoding aldo/keto reductase produces MNESKVPYITLSDGGMIPQLGFGTWTLRDDAEDAVDTAIKAGYRLIDTASMYGNEEAVGRGIRKSGIDREDLFVTTKITPSEMSQRPQSQWIEKSLERLDIGWIDLMRLHWPAANEKYHRETWDVLEEYAAKGLIKHLGVSNFNPRQIDDLLIHGHLPPVVNQIELHPYRQQIGNVKADSERNIAIECYSPLAEGRAAKDPVLEEIAKSHGKTAAQVTLRWEIQKGFITIPKGRNPAHIQSNMDIWDFSLTDKEMETIASLNEYTSTDPADSPW; encoded by the coding sequence ATGAACGAATCAAAGGTACCTTACATCACACTTTCAGACGGCGGGATGATCCCGCAGCTTGGTTTTGGCACATGGACACTCAGGGACGATGCCGAAGACGCTGTGGACACAGCCATCAAAGCAGGCTATCGTCTCATTGATACTGCATCCATGTACGGCAATGAAGAAGCCGTCGGCCGCGGCATCCGGAAGAGCGGCATCGACAGGGAAGATCTCTTTGTCACAACGAAAATCACGCCGAGTGAAATGAGCCAGCGCCCGCAGAGCCAGTGGATTGAAAAGAGCCTTGAGAGGCTCGACATCGGCTGGATCGACCTCATGCGCCTCCACTGGCCGGCAGCGAATGAGAAGTATCACAGAGAAACGTGGGACGTCCTGGAAGAATACGCGGCCAAAGGCCTCATCAAGCACCTCGGCGTATCGAACTTCAACCCGCGCCAGATCGACGACCTCCTCATCCACGGCCATCTCCCGCCCGTCGTCAATCAGATTGAGCTCCATCCCTACCGCCAGCAGATCGGGAACGTCAAGGCAGACAGTGAAAGAAACATCGCCATCGAATGCTATTCCCCTCTGGCCGAAGGAAGAGCTGCCAAGGATCCCGTCCTTGAAGAAATCGCCAAATCCCATGGAAAGACCGCCGCGCAGGTCACCCTCCGCTGGGAAATCCAGAAAGGCTTCATCACCATTCCCAAAGGCAGGAATCCCGCCCACATCCAGAGCAACATGGACATCTGGGACTTCTCCCTGACGGATAAGGAAATGGAAACCATCGCCTCCCTCAACGAATACACCAGCACCGATCCCGCAGACTCACCGTGGTGA
- a CDS encoding aldo/keto reductase — MTESKVPYITLSDGGKIPQLGCGTWTLKEDAVDVVKMALAAGCRSIDTAELYGNEEFVGKGIRESGIPREDIFLTTKISPDAMRHPPQKQWIDESLKKLDCGYIDLLLIHWSIDDHNKETWETMEEYVDKGLVKHIGVSNFHPHHLDDLLAYAKIRPVVDQLEIHPYNTQQSNIKACHDRGVAVECWSPLAQGRVMKDPVITKIAEAHKKNNAQITLRWEIQRGLITIPKFRNPVHIQQNMDIFDFELTDEEMKAITALNENKRCNPLNDPENCPW; from the coding sequence ATGACTGAATCAAAAGTCCCATATATCACACTTTCTGATGGCGGAAAAATCCCGCAGCTCGGTTGCGGGACATGGACGCTGAAGGAAGACGCTGTCGACGTCGTCAAGATGGCACTTGCTGCCGGCTGCCGCTCGATCGATACAGCAGAGCTCTATGGCAATGAAGAATTCGTCGGCAAAGGTATCCGCGAAAGCGGCATCCCGAGAGAAGACATCTTCCTCACCACGAAGATTTCCCCGGACGCCATGCGTCATCCGCCGCAGAAACAGTGGATCGATGAAAGCCTCAAAAAACTCGACTGCGGCTACATCGACCTCCTGCTCATCCACTGGTCCATCGACGACCACAATAAGGAAACCTGGGAAACGATGGAAGAATACGTCGACAAGGGCCTCGTCAAACACATCGGCGTTTCCAATTTCCATCCGCATCACTTAGACGACCTCCTCGCCTACGCCAAGATCCGTCCCGTCGTCGACCAGCTGGAAATTCATCCTTACAACACGCAGCAGTCCAACATCAAAGCATGCCATGACAGAGGCGTCGCCGTAGAATGCTGGTCCCCGCTCGCCCAGGGCCGTGTCATGAAAGACCCCGTCATCACGAAAATCGCTGAAGCACACAAGAAGAACAACGCCCAGATCACCCTCAGATGGGAAATCCAGAGAGGTCTCATCACCATCCCGAAATTCAGGAACCCTGTCCATATCCAACAGAACATGGACATCTTCGACTTCGAGCTGACCGATGAAGAAATGAAAGCCATCACCGCCCTCAACGAAAACAAACGCTGCAATCCCCTGAACGATCCCGAAAACTGCCCGTGGTAA